From one Halosimplex rubrum genomic stretch:
- a CDS encoding TIGR00341 family protein, with the protein MRLVQITIPTGKREAVTRALDDEDVDYIVTDETSGREYAAVAYVPLPTNAVEPVLDTLRTAGIDESTYTVVLDAETVVSDEFEELEERFAEEENGDRIAREELVAAAKDLLLSTPAYLLMTVVSAVIATAGLLLNSPAVIVGSMVIAPLIGPAMAASVGTVVVDDELFARGVKLQAVGLVVAVASAAAFAWLVKTVHLIPPFTDVTAIPQVRSRLYPDFLSLVVALGAGIAGAVSLTAGISSAIVGVMIAVALIPPAATVGIGLAWAKPVVSLGSGVLVLVNLLSINLAALVVLRYSGYRPTNWFQLEEARGATVRRIGILVVAIVALSVFLGGVTYDSFQGATTEERIQEATNGALDESGTSAEVLSMEVNRSGGPLLRHPVGITVTVGVDDHDHPALAERIDRRVERAIDREVRTQVRYVVTDSA; encoded by the coding sequence GTGCGTCTCGTCCAGATCACGATCCCGACGGGCAAGCGCGAGGCCGTCACGCGGGCGCTCGACGACGAGGACGTCGACTACATCGTCACGGACGAGACCAGCGGCCGGGAGTACGCCGCCGTCGCGTACGTCCCGCTGCCCACGAACGCCGTCGAGCCGGTGCTGGACACGCTCCGGACCGCCGGCATCGACGAGAGCACCTACACGGTCGTCCTCGACGCGGAGACGGTCGTCTCCGACGAGTTCGAGGAGCTCGAGGAGCGCTTCGCCGAGGAGGAGAACGGCGACCGCATCGCCCGCGAGGAGCTGGTCGCGGCCGCCAAGGACCTGCTGCTCTCGACGCCGGCGTACCTCCTGATGACGGTCGTCAGCGCGGTCATCGCGACCGCCGGCCTCCTGCTGAACTCCCCGGCGGTCATCGTCGGGTCGATGGTGATCGCGCCGCTGATCGGCCCGGCGATGGCCGCCAGCGTCGGGACGGTCGTCGTCGACGACGAGCTGTTCGCCCGCGGGGTCAAACTGCAGGCCGTCGGCCTCGTCGTCGCGGTCGCGAGCGCCGCCGCCTTCGCGTGGCTCGTCAAGACCGTCCACCTGATCCCCCCCTTCACCGACGTGACCGCCATCCCGCAGGTCCGCAGCCGCCTCTACCCCGACTTCCTCTCGCTGGTCGTCGCGCTCGGCGCGGGCATCGCCGGCGCGGTCTCGCTGACGGCGGGGATCTCCTCGGCGATCGTCGGCGTGATGATCGCCGTCGCGCTCATCCCGCCGGCGGCGACGGTGGGCATCGGTCTCGCGTGGGCCAAACCCGTCGTCTCGCTCGGGTCGGGCGTGCTCGTGCTGGTGAACCTCCTCTCGATCAACCTCGCCGCGCTGGTCGTCCTGCGCTACAGCGGGTACCGCCCGACCAACTGGTTCCAACTGGAGGAGGCCCGCGGCGCCACCGTCCGACGGATCGGTATCCTCGTCGTCGCGATCGTCGCGCTGTCGGTGTTCCTCGGCGGCGTCACGTACGACTCGTTCCAGGGCGCCACGACCGAGGAACGGATCCAGGAGGCGACCAACGGCGCCCTCGACGAGTCCGGGACCTCCGCCGAGGTGCTCTCGATGGAGGTCAACCGCAGCGGCGGTCCGCTGCTGCGCCACCCCGTCGGGATCACGGTGACCGTCGGCGTCGACGACCACGACCACCCGGCGCTGGCCGAGCGGATCGACCGCCGCGTCGAGCGGGCCATCGACCGAGAGGTCCGGACGCAGGTCCGGTACGTCGTCACCGACTCGGCCTGA
- a CDS encoding SIMPL domain-containing protein — protein sequence MNSRHTLAGVAVVAALLATAGVGAAFAAGGSPVEAQQSAQADGSDTITVGASGQVQAEADRAVVRVGVVATGDDIETVRSHLSTNASSMRSALNEMGIEDGQIRTAHYDISTNRRYGGGQTDEPTYQAVHAFAITTDDPDSVGQVVDTAVTNGADEVDGIEFTLSADKREDLRQEALTEAMNSARGEASTIAAAEDLSINGVDRVSTTEYSARPYAVETAALSAGGDAGTSIDSGPVSVSASVTVVYETGN from the coding sequence ATGAACTCACGACACACACTCGCCGGCGTGGCGGTCGTCGCCGCGCTGTTGGCGACGGCGGGCGTCGGCGCCGCGTTCGCGGCCGGTGGCTCGCCGGTCGAGGCACAGCAGTCCGCACAGGCGGACGGGAGCGACACGATCACCGTCGGCGCCTCCGGACAGGTCCAGGCCGAGGCCGACCGCGCGGTCGTCCGCGTCGGCGTCGTCGCGACGGGCGACGACATCGAGACGGTCCGGTCGCACCTGTCGACCAACGCCAGCTCGATGCGCTCGGCGCTGAACGAGATGGGCATCGAGGACGGCCAGATCCGGACGGCCCACTACGACATCTCGACGAACCGCCGCTACGGCGGCGGCCAGACCGACGAGCCGACGTACCAGGCGGTCCACGCCTTCGCCATCACGACCGACGACCCCGACAGCGTCGGTCAGGTCGTCGACACCGCCGTGACCAACGGCGCCGACGAGGTCGACGGCATCGAGTTCACCCTCTCGGCGGACAAGCGCGAGGACCTCCGTCAGGAGGCGCTCACCGAGGCGATGAACTCCGCGCGCGGCGAGGCCAGCACCATCGCCGCCGCCGAGGACCTCTCGATCAACGGCGTCGACCGCGTCTCCACCACGGAGTACAGCGCCCGACCCTACGCCGTCGAGACGGCCGCGCTCTCCGCCGGCGGCGACGCCGGCACCTCCATCGACAGCGGCCCGGTCAGCGTCAGCGCCTCCGTCACCGTCGTCTACGAGACGGGCAACTGA
- a CDS encoding NOG1 family protein: MSQPFEDLQTTPTAEELVDKAFSRAARAGRAKDGLDAQQSMLQTASNIASDNLENVVTGWPDFDDLDPFYYELADAIMASNTTGEDAPDIGGIDAVRQHLSEVGWASRKTADIRREYAERLASSDIDTATKIRKQAFARIADVVEEVEDDLAAVGAARDDLKTLPDIRPDEPTVVVAGYPNVGKSTFVNAVTNARNETASYPFTTTEIRVGHFDGADLAANSERATPASHGHIRYQIVDTPGLLDRAPEERNDVESQAASALEHLADGVLVLVDASGECGYPLDTQLALRDDLEARFDVPVLTVCNKADRSRDVEADLYMSVTEDENVEGVLDAVIAAIDYEPELPYDGS; this comes from the coding sequence ATGAGCCAACCGTTCGAGGACCTGCAGACGACGCCGACCGCCGAGGAGCTGGTGGACAAGGCGTTCTCGCGGGCCGCACGCGCGGGGCGGGCCAAGGACGGCCTCGACGCCCAGCAGTCGATGCTCCAGACCGCTTCGAATATCGCGTCCGACAACCTGGAGAACGTCGTCACCGGCTGGCCCGACTTCGACGATCTCGACCCGTTTTACTACGAACTCGCCGACGCCATCATGGCGTCGAACACCACCGGCGAGGACGCCCCCGATATCGGCGGCATCGACGCCGTCCGCCAGCACCTCTCGGAGGTCGGCTGGGCGAGCCGCAAGACCGCCGACATCCGCCGCGAGTACGCCGAGCGCCTCGCCAGCAGCGACATCGACACCGCGACGAAGATCCGCAAGCAGGCGTTCGCCCGCATCGCGGACGTGGTCGAGGAGGTCGAGGACGACCTCGCCGCGGTCGGCGCCGCCCGCGACGACCTGAAGACCCTGCCCGACATCCGCCCCGACGAGCCGACCGTCGTCGTCGCCGGCTACCCCAACGTCGGCAAGTCCACCTTCGTCAACGCGGTCACCAACGCCCGCAACGAGACCGCCTCGTATCCGTTCACGACGACGGAAATCCGCGTGGGCCACTTCGACGGGGCGGACCTGGCCGCCAACAGCGAGCGGGCGACGCCCGCCAGCCACGGCCACATCCGCTACCAGATCGTCGACACGCCGGGCCTGCTCGACCGAGCGCCCGAGGAGCGCAACGACGTGGAGTCCCAGGCCGCCAGCGCGCTCGAACACCTCGCCGACGGCGTGCTCGTGCTCGTCGACGCCAGCGGGGAGTGTGGCTACCCCCTCGACACGCAGCTGGCGCTTCGCGACGACCTCGAAGCCCGCTTCGACGTGCCCGTCCTCACGGTCTGCAACAAGGCCGACCGCTCGCGGGACGTGGAGGCCGACCTGTACATGAGCGTCACCGAGGACGAGAACGTCGAAGGCGTCCTCGACGCGGTCATCGCCGCGATCGACTACGAGCCGGAACTGCCCTACGACGGGTCCTGA
- a CDS encoding DUF5518 domain-containing protein yields MTDWSAVVWGFAAGIVAGLVAFLVPVVGHIGAGLIAGFVAGYLAGGGLGNGLWHGLLAGAFGGLVLVLVTAPIAGLLGGVLGGPIGGLFGGLSVVVVGLVIAFVFALDSAVGGAIGAVLAD; encoded by the coding sequence ATGACCGACTGGAGCGCCGTCGTCTGGGGATTCGCAGCCGGTATCGTCGCGGGACTCGTCGCCTTCCTCGTCCCGGTGGTCGGCCACATCGGGGCCGGACTGATCGCGGGGTTCGTCGCCGGCTACCTCGCCGGCGGCGGCCTCGGTAACGGGCTCTGGCACGGCCTCCTCGCCGGCGCCTTCGGCGGGCTCGTGCTCGTCCTCGTCACCGCCCCCATCGCCGGCCTGCTCGGCGGCGTCCTCGGCGGCCCCATCGGCGGCCTGTTCGGCGGGCTCAGCGTCGTCGTCGTCGGCCTCGTCATCGCGTTCGTCTTCGCCCTCGACAGCGCCGTCGGCGGCGCCATCGGCGCGGTGCTGGCCGACTGA
- a CDS encoding ASCH domain-containing protein — MAEIDAGEVLPNEHVQSMAAAGRVTQMHRGHRYADEGDTFEIEGTTFEVTDVTRRTLGDLTDEDAQREGSEDLEAYRERLNRVHDTFEWDDDSEVVRHRFEPRE; from the coding sequence ATGGCCGAGATCGACGCCGGCGAAGTCCTGCCCAACGAGCACGTCCAGAGCATGGCAGCCGCCGGCCGCGTCACCCAGATGCACCGCGGGCACAGGTACGCCGACGAGGGCGACACCTTCGAGATCGAGGGGACCACCTTCGAGGTGACCGACGTGACCCGCCGCACGCTCGGCGACCTCACCGACGAGGACGCCCAGCGGGAGGGGTCGGAGGACCTCGAAGCGTATCGGGAGCGACTGAACCGCGTCCACGACACCTTCGAGTGGGACGACGACAGCGAGGTCGTCCGCCATCGGTTCGAGCCGCGGGAGTAG
- the hisE gene encoding phosphoribosyl-ATP diphosphatase encodes MTDDVLDEVFAVIEDRKAELPDDSYTASLFTHEKGENAVLEKLGEETTELLLAAKDDDREEIAHESADIVYHLLVLLAMKDMDLDDLRDELAERR; translated from the coding sequence ATGACCGACGACGTGCTCGACGAGGTGTTCGCCGTCATCGAGGACCGGAAGGCCGAGCTACCGGACGACTCCTACACCGCCTCGCTGTTCACCCACGAGAAGGGCGAGAACGCCGTGCTGGAGAAGCTCGGCGAGGAGACCACGGAGTTGCTGCTGGCGGCCAAGGACGACGACCGCGAGGAGATCGCCCACGAGTCCGCCGACATCGTCTACCACCTGCTCGTCCTGCTCGCCATGAAGGACATGGATCTCGACGACCTGCGCGACGAACTGGCCGAACGGAGATAG
- a CDS encoding SHOCT domain-containing protein has translation MIDTTTHLLQHGPHHGPNGGAMGAGGWMGLGIPWGLLWVVLSVALFAVAVYLLATRVDGPVGTAPADATDGVDPMTTLERRYARGEIDDEAFEERRIRLAERDRR, from the coding sequence ATGATCGATACGACGACACACCTGCTCCAGCACGGACCGCACCACGGGCCGAACGGCGGAGCGATGGGAGCCGGCGGCTGGATGGGACTCGGGATCCCCTGGGGACTGCTGTGGGTGGTCCTCTCGGTCGCGCTGTTCGCCGTCGCCGTGTACCTGCTCGCGACGCGGGTCGACGGCCCGGTCGGGACGGCACCGGCCGACGCGACCGACGGGGTCGACCCGATGACGACCCTCGAACGGCGCTACGCCCGCGGCGAGATCGACGACGAGGCCTTCGAAGAACGTCGGATCCGGCTCGCCGAGCGCGACCGGCGGTGA
- the pdxT gene encoding pyridoxal 5'-phosphate synthase glutaminase subunit PdxT, which produces MTIRAGVVAVQGDVSEHADAIRRAAASHGDEAEVVEIRHSGVVPDCDILLLPGGESTAISRHLHREGIASEIEAHVADGKPVLATCAGLIVASTDPNDDRVDSLGLVDVTVERNAFGRQADSFEAPLDVTGLDEPFPAVFIRAPVIDSVGDVEVLAEWDGRAVAVRDGPVVATSFHPELTDDARIHDLAFFQSEVATTGSDLG; this is translated from the coding sequence ATGACCATCAGGGCGGGCGTCGTCGCCGTGCAGGGCGACGTGAGCGAACACGCCGACGCCATCCGACGAGCCGCCGCCAGCCACGGCGACGAGGCCGAAGTCGTCGAGATCCGTCACTCCGGCGTCGTCCCCGACTGCGACATCCTCCTGTTGCCGGGCGGCGAGTCGACGGCCATCTCCCGACACCTCCACCGCGAGGGGATCGCCTCCGAAATCGAGGCCCACGTCGCCGACGGCAAGCCCGTGTTGGCGACCTGTGCCGGCCTCATCGTCGCCTCGACCGACCCCAACGACGACCGCGTGGACTCGCTCGGCCTCGTGGACGTGACCGTCGAGCGCAACGCCTTCGGCCGCCAGGCCGACAGCTTCGAGGCGCCGCTGGACGTGACGGGCCTCGACGAGCCGTTCCCCGCCGTGTTCATCCGCGCGCCCGTCATCGATTCGGTCGGCGACGTGGAGGTGCTGGCCGAGTGGGACGGCCGCGCCGTCGCCGTCCGCGACGGCCCCGTGGTGGCGACTTCGTTCCATCCGGAGTTGACCGACGACGCGCGGATTCACGACCTGGCGTTTTTTCAGAGCGAGGTCGCGACCACAGGGAGCGACCTCGGATAA